One Astatotilapia calliptera chromosome 1, fAstCal1.2, whole genome shotgun sequence DNA segment encodes these proteins:
- the fadd gene encoding FAS-associated death domain protein, translating into MSALQFNSVLLEISNAMSADQLNEMKFLVLQEIGKRNLEKIGSGRELFQLFRERGKLSEDNTAFLSKLLREIKRQDLSDKIDNFSIQPEADDGLSEEEKAKLKIATEVIAENLGKSWRKLGRKLGLSETKLESISNRRPTDLEETAVELLKEWRKSQGAEAQTKMLIDALRACQLNMTADKVEERL; encoded by the exons ATGAGCGCCTTACAGTTTAACAGCGTTTTGTTGGAGATCTCTAACGCCATGTCTGCTGATCAGCTGAATGAAATGAAGTTCCTGGTTCTACAAGAGATCGGGAAAAGAAATCTGGAAAAGATCGGCAGCGGCCGGGAACTCTTTCAGCTTTTCAGGGAAAGAGGCAAACTGTCAGAAGATAACACGGCCTTTCTTTCAAAGCTTCTCAGAGAAATTAAGCGACAAGATCTCTCGGACAAGATAGACAACTTCAGTATTCAGCCTGAAGCTGACGATGGCCTGAGTGAGGAGGAGAAAG CAAAACTGAAAATTGCCACAGAGGTAATTGCCGAAAATCTTGGAAAGAGTTGGCGAAAACTAGGCCGCAAATTAGGTTTGAGTGAAACCAAGCTGGAGTCCATCTCTAACAGGCGTCCAACAGATCTCGAGGAGACGGCAGTGGAGCTGCTCAAGGAGTGGAGGAAGAGTCAAGGAGCTGAAGCCCAAACAAAGATGCTGATAGATGCTTTGAGAGCTTGCCAGTTGAATATGACTGCTGATAAAGTAGAGGAAAGACTCTAG
- the LOC113030035 gene encoding high choriolytic enzyme 1-like isoform X2, with the protein MLVFRWCLVTLLLLSSSWAQEEIPSTDEDIPRELSVGQLLERANRNYTPDIDEPTLIGGDVAIKSEADRNADPCTSRGCMWGKWTDGKVYVPYYIANHYSSREIAIITRGLESFSSVSCIRFRPYQDGDHEWLSIESRNGCYSYVGRQGGGQTVSLSRQGCLYHSTVQHELLHALGFNHEQTRSDRDNYIRVYWENILDDMVYNFYKIDTLNQGTPYDYNSVMQYERYAFSKNNQPTMVPIPNSNVMLGGATQMSKNDIDRLNRLYQC; encoded by the exons ATGTTGGTTTTCCGTTGGTGTCttgtcactctgctgctgctaTCCTCTTCCTGGGCTCAG GAAG AGATTCCTAGCACTGACGAGGACATACCCAGAGAGCTCTCTGTAGGTCAGCTGCTGGAGAGAGCCAATAGAAACTACA CACCTGACATTGATGAGCCGACATTAATCGGAGGTGACGTTGCTATCAAGTCTGAAGCTGACAGAAATGCTGACCCCTGCACCTCCAGAGGCTGTATGTGGGGAAAGTGGACTGATGGGAAAGTCTATGTCCCATACTACATTGCCAATCACTACT CTTCCCGTGAGATTGCCATCATCACTCGTGGACTAGAGTCCTTCTCTTCAGTTTCCTGCATTCGTTTCAGACCCTACCAGGATGGCGATCATGAGTGGCTGAGCATCGAGTCCAGAAATGG CTGCTACTCCTATGTGGGTCGCCAGGGCGGTGGTCAAACTGTGTCTCTAAGCCGTCAGGGCTGTCTTTACCACAGCACTGTCCAGCATGAATTACTCCATGCCCTAGGCTTCAATCACGAACAGACCCGCTCTGACAGGGACAACTACATCAGGGTGTACTGGGAAAACATCCTCGATG ACATGGTGTACAATTTCTATAAGATTGATACTCTAAACCAGGGAACTCCTTATGACTACAACTCTGTCATGCAATATGAGAG GTACGCCTTCTCCAAGAACAACCAACCCACTATGGTGCCCATTCCTAATAGCAATGTAATGTTGGGCGGGGCCACTCAGATGAGCAAAAATGATATCGATAGGTTGAACAGACTCTACCAGTGCT AA
- the LOC113030035 gene encoding high choriolytic enzyme 1-like isoform X1, protein MLVFRWCLVTLLLLSSSWAQEEIPSTDEDIPRELSVGQLLERANRNYTPDIDEPTLIGGDVAIKSEADRNADPCTSRGCMWGKWTDGKVYVPYYIANHYSSREIAIITRGLESFSSVSCIRFRPYQDGDHEWLSIESRNGCYSYVGRQGGGQTVSLSRQGCLYHSTVQHELLHALGFNHEQTRSDRDNYIRVYWENILDDMVYNFYKIDTLNQGTPYDYNSVMQYERYAFSKNNQPTMVPIPNSNVMLGGATQMSKNDIDRLNRLYQCCKYTATTNTQSDTVLQSQLTLK, encoded by the exons ATGTTGGTTTTCCGTTGGTGTCttgtcactctgctgctgctaTCCTCTTCCTGGGCTCAG GAAG AGATTCCTAGCACTGACGAGGACATACCCAGAGAGCTCTCTGTAGGTCAGCTGCTGGAGAGAGCCAATAGAAACTACA CACCTGACATTGATGAGCCGACATTAATCGGAGGTGACGTTGCTATCAAGTCTGAAGCTGACAGAAATGCTGACCCCTGCACCTCCAGAGGCTGTATGTGGGGAAAGTGGACTGATGGGAAAGTCTATGTCCCATACTACATTGCCAATCACTACT CTTCCCGTGAGATTGCCATCATCACTCGTGGACTAGAGTCCTTCTCTTCAGTTTCCTGCATTCGTTTCAGACCCTACCAGGATGGCGATCATGAGTGGCTGAGCATCGAGTCCAGAAATGG CTGCTACTCCTATGTGGGTCGCCAGGGCGGTGGTCAAACTGTGTCTCTAAGCCGTCAGGGCTGTCTTTACCACAGCACTGTCCAGCATGAATTACTCCATGCCCTAGGCTTCAATCACGAACAGACCCGCTCTGACAGGGACAACTACATCAGGGTGTACTGGGAAAACATCCTCGATG ACATGGTGTACAATTTCTATAAGATTGATACTCTAAACCAGGGAACTCCTTATGACTACAACTCTGTCATGCAATATGAGAG GTACGCCTTCTCCAAGAACAACCAACCCACTATGGTGCCCATTCCTAATAGCAATGTAATGTTGGGCGGGGCCACTCAGATGAGCAAAAATGATATCGATAGGTTGAACAGACTCTACCAGTGCTGTAagtatactgcaacaacaaacacacaaagtgatACTGTACTGCAAAGTCAGCTAACTTTAAAATGA